The sequence TTGGCGTTCACCGCCGCCAGGCTGGATGCTATAGAGATAATCCCAGCGATCGGCATGGAATGTGTCGGTCAGCAGGGGGTTACCCATGATAAACCGTACTTGCCGTCGGGTCATTCCCGGGCGTAACTGGTCTATCATGTCCTGCGTGACGACATTGCCCTGCTGGATGTCGATTTTGTAAACCCCGGGGAATGAACAACCGGCGAGTGCGAGCAGTCCCACAAAGGTGAAACTGGTTAGCAAGAGCTTGGTGTTTTGCATCGGTGGGCGACTTCCACTATCTTGGCTGGGACAACGTAAACGCCGATCATACCCGTATTAAGAGAAGCTGCGAAGCAGCATCCGCGAGAAAGCTAACCATGGTTGAAAATAGCGAACTACGCAAAGCCGGTCTTAAAGTGACTCTGCCACGGGTCAAGATTCTACAAATGCTCGATTCTGCTGAGCAGCGCCATATGAGTGCCGAGGATGTATACAAGGCACTCATGGAGTCTAACGAGGACGTCGGCCTGGCCACGGTTTACCGTGTACTGACCCAGTTTGAAGCCGCAGGGCTGGTGGTTCGTCATAATTTCGACGGCGGTCATGCAGTATTCGAACTGGCCGATAGCGGCCACCACGACCATATGGTCGATGTGGAAACTGGCGAGGTTGTTGAATTCGTCAGCCCGGAAATCGAGAAGCTGCAGAAGGCTATCGCCGAAGAGCACGGGGTCGAATTGGTGGATCACAATTTGGTTCTGTACATACGTAAGAAAAAGTAAGAAAGCTACGCAGATTCGCTCTGCGAAACGATCGAAGGCGACCTTAGGGTCGCCTTCGTGCTTTCTATTGAGCGGAAATTGTCAGTGAGTGGTGGCTAAGACCTTCGCGGTTACCACCATTTTCTTCGCGTGAGCCAGGGATTCCTTGGTCAGATCAATACCGCCCAGCATGCGTGCCACCTCTTCAATCCTTTCGGTTTTGTTCAGCTTGGACACGGCCGTATGGGTTGCATCGTTGCCTCGAACCTTATGGACAAACAGGTGCTGATGTCCCTGTGCGGCCACTTGTGGCAAGTGGGTGACGGTCAGCACCTGTCCGCGTTCCCCCAAGCGGCGCAACAGTTGACCCACAATTTCCGCCGTTGGGCCGCCAATACCCACGTCTACTTCATCGAATACCAGCGTTGGTACCCGTGAGGTCTGGGCGGTAATGACCTGGATCGCCAGGCTGATCCGCGACAGCTCGCCGCCGGAGGCTACTTTCGCCAATGCCTTGAGTGGTTGGCCGGGGTTGGCACTGACCAGCAGTTCTACTTGCTCCAGGCCATTGGGTAATAGCTCATTGCTGCTGTTGGGATGCAACTCGATGGTGAAGCGTCCACCCGGCATGCCCAATCGTTGGATTTCCTGCTCCACGGCGC is a genomic window of Pseudomonas sp. ADAK18 containing:
- the fur gene encoding ferric iron uptake transcriptional regulator, which translates into the protein MVENSELRKAGLKVTLPRVKILQMLDSAEQRHMSAEDVYKALMESNEDVGLATVYRVLTQFEAAGLVVRHNFDGGHAVFELADSGHHDHMVDVETGEVVEFVSPEIEKLQKAIAEEHGVELVDHNLVLYIRKKK